A stretch of the Bacillus anthracis str. Vollum genome encodes the following:
- the spoIIID gene encoding sporulation transcriptional regulator SpoIIID, with the protein MHDYIKERTIKIGKYIVETRKTVRVIAKEFGVSKSTVHKDLTERLPEINPELANEVKEILDYHKSIRHLRGGEATKQKYRKEDVEKPVRQ; encoded by the coding sequence GTGCACGATTACATCAAAGAGAGAACTATCAAGATTGGTAAGTATATCGTGGAGACAAGAAAGACAGTGCGTGTCATTGCAAAGGAATTTGGGGTATCAAAGAGTACAGTCCATAAAGATTTAACAGAACGTCTACCAGAAATTAATCCAGAGCTCGCAAATGAAGTGAAAGAAATTCTTGATTATCATAAGTCTATTCGTCATTTAAGAGGCGGAGAAGCAACAAAGCAAAAGTATAGAAAAGAAGATGTAGAAAAGCCGGTACGTCAATAA
- a CDS encoding triple tyrosine motif-containing protein, translating to MFKKVFVPLFAATVLISGCNKEVVKESPKDKVEQHKKNTPLKIDEVKINTVNGKTLMVDVKAKGEKLTYAYYIYKGEEIVEKIWYKPENSLKYEVKEPGKYKVKAYAKDANKKIDSVYTNEVTIEK from the coding sequence ATGTTTAAGAAAGTGTTTGTACCATTGTTCGCTGCAACAGTATTAATTTCTGGTTGTAACAAGGAAGTAGTTAAAGAAAGCCCGAAGGATAAAGTAGAGCAACATAAAAAAAATACGCCTTTAAAAATCGATGAGGTTAAGATTAATACGGTTAATGGAAAAACTTTGATGGTAGATGTAAAAGCAAAAGGAGAAAAGCTAACGTATGCATATTACATTTATAAAGGAGAAGAAATAGTAGAAAAAATTTGGTATAAACCTGAGAACTCCTTAAAGTATGAAGTAAAAGAACCAGGTAAATATAAAGTTAAAGCGTATGCTAAAGATGCGAATAAGAAGATAGATTCTGTGTATACAAACGAAGTGACGATAGAAAAGTAA
- a CDS encoding ABC transporter permease → MTFSMRRVSAIFRKEVQDFKTNSQVLLMASLPIIFAFIFSRFGQGSAGVGIITLMAFLFVAGFVQSMVIAEEKEKHTLRVLMLSPASSVEVLLGKSILTACLTLGISIINLFILDQLSGNFLLLAFVFLCGTILFTLIGTMIGLLADSVPQTSLIGMPILMTMYLAVQFEPMVENKVIKTIISYLPTSHLEKAIKSLVEGAGFSSISGHMINVGAWLIISLIACLIVYKKKQLD, encoded by the coding sequence ATGACATTTTCAATGAGACGTGTATCAGCTATTTTTAGAAAAGAGGTACAAGATTTTAAGACAAATTCACAAGTGTTGCTAATGGCATCTTTACCAATTATATTTGCATTCATATTTAGCAGGTTTGGGCAAGGGAGTGCAGGAGTTGGTATTATTACTTTAATGGCCTTTCTATTCGTTGCAGGCTTTGTACAATCAATGGTAATTGCAGAAGAGAAAGAAAAACATACGTTACGTGTGTTAATGCTATCACCAGCTTCTTCTGTTGAAGTCCTTCTTGGAAAAAGTATATTAACAGCATGTTTAACGCTAGGTATCTCTATTATAAACTTATTCATTTTAGATCAATTAAGTGGAAATTTCTTATTACTAGCATTTGTTTTCTTATGTGGAACAATTCTATTTACTTTAATTGGTACAATGATTGGATTACTAGCTGATTCTGTCCCACAAACATCACTAATTGGAATGCCAATATTAATGACGATGTATTTAGCTGTGCAATTTGAACCAATGGTTGAGAATAAAGTAATTAAGACAATAATTAGTTATCTTCCAACATCTCATCTTGAAAAAGCAATTAAAAGCTTAGTAGAGGGCGCTGGGTTTAGTAGTATTAGTGGACATATGATAAATGTTGGAGCTTGGCTTATTATTTCACTTATTGCATGTTTAATCGTATATAAAAAGAAACAATTAGACTAA
- a CDS encoding glycosyltransferase, translated as MKEYLKEVLDVSGEKFFILNPMIPNMDSNKPNFIIGKKSLIYTGKFAKDWNSDEILEAFAKIVRTNPDFRLIVAGDKFNLHPENPNFKEEVTQKLKTYKNVDWVGGVTREEVQKLIQQSDIGIGWRNNSLNDSLELSTKALEYGALGKPVILNRTPMHERLFGSEYPFYANSEEEFISCITQSLTNDDIYASAAETVYKVCTDFTFAKTYERISPFLWEAKDKRIRLVFAGHDLKFAKMFIDRFASRTRYEVEIDQWKGHSVNDESHSTNCLNWADVIFCEWGLGNAVWYSHRVRQGQTLIVRMHLQERETKHYLKFNYDAIDSIIAISPYIRDEFVNNCGIPSDNMVMIYNAVNCKKFDLEKYEDTQFNLGITGICPSRKRLDRAIDIFEKLKEKDSRYTLHIKGQLPTHYPWLWKKEEEKKYYEQVFKRINSSKWRDSIIFDGFGNDMDTWFQKIGYILSTSDFESFHLAPAEGMASGAFPIIIRWEGCHTIYDEDFIFENVDEAATFILKRNQVMGPNDIDVRTYVRNRFDIEKIFGDWEELIARLR; from the coding sequence ATGAAAGAATATTTAAAGGAAGTATTAGATGTATCTGGAGAAAAGTTTTTTATTTTGAATCCAATGATTCCTAACATGGATTCTAATAAGCCAAATTTTATTATTGGGAAAAAATCTTTAATTTATACAGGGAAGTTTGCTAAGGATTGGAATTCAGATGAGATTTTAGAAGCATTCGCAAAGATTGTGCGAACTAACCCTGATTTTCGGTTGATAGTAGCTGGAGATAAATTTAATCTTCATCCTGAAAATCCAAATTTTAAAGAAGAAGTAACTCAAAAATTGAAAACTTATAAGAATGTAGATTGGGTTGGTGGAGTTACTAGGGAAGAGGTACAAAAATTAATCCAGCAAAGTGATATTGGTATTGGGTGGCGGAACAATAGTCTTAATGATAGTTTAGAATTGTCTACAAAAGCATTAGAGTATGGGGCGTTGGGAAAACCGGTTATTTTAAATCGTACTCCTATGCATGAAAGACTATTTGGATCTGAGTATCCATTCTATGCAAATAGTGAAGAAGAATTTATTTCTTGTATTACCCAGTCTTTAACTAATGATGATATTTATGCAAGTGCAGCTGAAACGGTATATAAGGTTTGCACCGATTTTACGTTTGCTAAAACTTACGAGAGAATATCTCCTTTTCTTTGGGAGGCAAAGGATAAAAGGATTAGGCTTGTATTTGCTGGCCATGATTTGAAATTTGCAAAAATGTTTATTGATCGTTTTGCATCTAGAACGCGTTATGAAGTAGAGATTGATCAGTGGAAGGGACATAGTGTAAATGACGAATCACACAGTACAAACTGTTTAAATTGGGCAGATGTTATTTTTTGTGAGTGGGGATTAGGTAATGCAGTTTGGTATTCTCATAGGGTTAGACAAGGCCAAACATTAATTGTAAGAATGCACCTACAGGAGAGAGAGACTAAACACTACTTAAAGTTCAATTATGATGCTATCGATTCAATTATTGCAATTTCACCATATATTCGTGATGAATTTGTAAATAACTGTGGTATACCAAGTGATAATATGGTCATGATTTACAATGCCGTGAACTGTAAGAAATTTGATTTAGAGAAGTACGAAGATACTCAATTTAATTTAGGAATTACAGGGATTTGTCCATCTCGAAAACGATTAGATCGTGCAATTGATATTTTTGAGAAGCTAAAAGAAAAGGATTCTCGTTATACATTACACATTAAGGGACAATTGCCAACACATTATCCTTGGTTATGGAAAAAAGAAGAAGAAAAGAAATATTATGAACAAGTATTTAAGCGTATTAATAGTAGTAAATGGCGTGATTCTATTATTTTTGATGGTTTTGGGAACGACATGGATACGTGGTTTCAAAAAATAGGCTATATTTTATCAACTAGTGATTTTGAAAGTTTCCATCTTGCTCCAGCTGAAGGAATGGCGTCGGGTGCCTTTCCTATAATTATAAGGTGGGAAGGTTGTCATACGATTTATGATGAAGATTTTATTTTCGAAAATGTTGATGAGGCAGCAACTTTCATATTGAAGAGAAATCAAGTTATGGGGCCTAATGATATAGATGTAAGAACTTATGTGAGGAATCGCTTTGATATTGAAAAGATCTTTGGTGATTGGGAAGAATTAATAGCAAGATTAAGGTAA
- a CDS encoding CgeB family protein has product MSVSTKINQLISLREKIAKDLGFYVNFDLANSSWSYSKKAGQIKKVQNGLYSVKTGDRGVYILHNNEGEGFSSAPVMSSFTVENIQSVNINIEGNQKGLQDTSIYIFFYGKEGVLKRETIRLNEAKELTIPSGCEKARIVLFVKGTGTLQIDNVFITGIPLEIKSARYNDANIYALSDKEWVYDTKKITIHGEHKDQANITKINTSGQGAFLFRKLSLKQEKKEIKSLIIKVAQPKNNKLTGYVNLLVHNEQEGIQTIRISLGETKAVSLRNNDILEETLSFFVKDTGTLPTKCIEIEIADAVKQGVNSAIDSEVFTLSPNSLLKLVGYETPQSLKELKIACIFDEFTMNCYKNEVDLITFRQDNWKEVFSIKRPHLLFVESAWKGNGGAWQYKIAKYNNQDKSELRELINWCRENKIPTIFWNKEDPIHFEKFIETASMFDHIFTTDANVIPRYKEVVKHENVYALPFSIQPNLHNPIQLINERQEGAVFAGSYYGNRHEARRKDMDDLFEVGMKHGFTIYDRNYHNENPDFRFPIQYQSAVKPSLPYSQIDQAYKGYKFMFNVNSVKESPTMFSRRVFEGLACGTPIVSTYSVGIDEIFGSELIIMDEELEKLEETYVSVIQNPTEYNKRVLQGIRVVYEKHTYEERLWFILDKIGIDVKERDNHSVGVIAFVQTDKEAEKVYNEFQRQNYQQKKLILVTDVNIKVYADVVTIKKDAVESFIEEESSLQYYALFSPNNFYGANYIRDLAIAAQYSKAEVNGKATYYNGNVKSMVGKDEQTYTYVHDLEPAASLISREVILNLEHEKRMELLEEKQSMDFLFKIGVRLFSADKYNFVKNVSDSVLGNIQEVEL; this is encoded by the coding sequence ATGAGTGTTTCAACAAAAATTAATCAGCTAATAAGTCTTAGAGAAAAAATCGCTAAAGATTTAGGGTTTTATGTTAACTTTGATTTAGCGAATTCAAGTTGGTCATACTCTAAAAAGGCTGGTCAAATCAAAAAGGTACAAAATGGATTATATAGTGTCAAAACAGGTGATAGAGGAGTCTATATTCTTCACAATAATGAAGGAGAGGGATTCTCATCTGCTCCGGTAATGTCTTCATTTACAGTTGAAAATATTCAATCTGTAAATATAAATATAGAGGGAAATCAAAAGGGTTTGCAAGATACTTCTATATATATCTTTTTCTATGGAAAAGAAGGAGTATTAAAACGAGAGACTATAAGATTGAATGAAGCTAAGGAATTAACGATTCCAAGTGGATGTGAAAAAGCACGCATAGTTTTATTTGTAAAAGGTACTGGTACTTTGCAAATAGATAATGTTTTTATAACAGGTATTCCTCTTGAAATTAAAAGTGCTAGATATAATGATGCAAACATATATGCGCTAAGCGATAAAGAGTGGGTTTATGATACTAAAAAGATAACGATACACGGTGAGCATAAAGATCAAGCAAATATAACTAAAATTAATACATCAGGGCAGGGAGCATTTCTTTTTCGCAAATTATCATTAAAACAAGAGAAGAAAGAAATCAAAAGTCTAATTATTAAAGTAGCTCAACCTAAAAATAACAAGCTTACAGGTTATGTGAATTTATTAGTACATAATGAACAGGAAGGGATTCAAACTATTAGGATAAGTTTGGGCGAAACTAAAGCAGTGTCCCTAAGAAACAACGATATTTTAGAAGAGACCCTATCCTTTTTTGTAAAGGATACGGGAACCTTACCTACAAAATGTATTGAGATAGAAATAGCAGATGCAGTGAAGCAAGGTGTAAATTCAGCTATAGATAGTGAAGTTTTTACTCTTAGCCCAAATAGCCTTTTAAAATTAGTTGGGTATGAGACACCACAATCATTAAAAGAGTTAAAAATAGCTTGTATTTTTGATGAGTTTACAATGAATTGCTATAAAAATGAAGTGGATCTCATTACATTTAGACAGGATAATTGGAAGGAAGTATTTTCAATAAAGCGACCTCATTTATTATTTGTTGAATCAGCATGGAAAGGAAATGGGGGAGCATGGCAATATAAAATTGCTAAATATAATAATCAGGATAAATCAGAGCTAAGAGAGTTAATAAATTGGTGTAGAGAAAATAAAATACCAACGATTTTCTGGAATAAAGAAGATCCAATACATTTTGAAAAGTTTATTGAAACAGCTTCTATGTTTGATCATATTTTTACTACAGATGCAAATGTGATTCCAAGATATAAAGAAGTAGTTAAGCATGAAAATGTATATGCATTACCATTCTCTATTCAACCAAATCTGCATAATCCAATTCAGTTAATTAATGAGAGACAAGAAGGAGCTGTGTTTGCAGGTTCTTATTATGGTAACCGTCATGAAGCACGTCGTAAAGATATGGATGATCTATTTGAAGTTGGAATGAAACATGGTTTTACAATTTATGATCGAAATTATCATAATGAAAATCCTGATTTTCGATTCCCTATCCAATATCAATCAGCAGTTAAGCCGTCGTTACCATATTCTCAAATTGATCAGGCGTATAAAGGGTATAAATTTATGTTTAATGTTAATTCCGTGAAAGAGTCACCGACTATGTTTTCACGTCGTGTGTTTGAAGGATTAGCATGTGGCACACCAATTGTAAGTACGTATTCTGTTGGAATCGATGAAATCTTTGGTTCTGAATTAATCATAATGGATGAAGAACTTGAAAAATTAGAAGAGACATATGTTTCAGTAATTCAAAATCCAACTGAATATAATAAACGCGTATTACAAGGAATACGTGTGGTTTATGAAAAGCATACGTATGAAGAGAGATTGTGGTTTATTCTTGATAAAATAGGGATTGATGTTAAAGAGAGAGACAATCATTCAGTAGGCGTAATAGCTTTCGTTCAAACAGATAAAGAAGCTGAAAAGGTATATAATGAGTTCCAACGACAAAATTATCAACAAAAAAAATTAATTTTAGTAACTGATGTGAATATTAAGGTGTATGCAGATGTAGTAACTATTAAAAAGGATGCGGTAGAAAGTTTTATAGAAGAAGAGTCTTCATTACAATATTACGCTTTATTTAGTCCGAATAATTTTTATGGTGCTAATTACATTCGAGATTTGGCTATTGCGGCTCAATACTCTAAAGCTGAAGTAAACGGAAAAGCTACTTATTATAATGGAAATGTAAAATCAATGGTTGGTAAAGATGAACAAACGTATACTTATGTACACGATTTAGAGCCAGCAGCTTCTTTAATTAGCCGAGAGGTAATTTTAAATCTAGAACATGAAAAGCGAATGGAACTATTAGAAGAAAAACAATCTATGGACTTTTTATTCAAAATAGGAGTTCGTTTATTTAGTGCCGATAAATATAATTTTGTTAAAAATGTTAGTGATTCAGTATTAGGGAATATTCAGGAAGTTGAATTATAA
- a CDS encoding M23 family metallopeptidase: MRGRNNKKSQKVVHLFQKRWVFPALYIACAAVILMVALWFQGANPKKTPNQDQATPYTQTEDPAVPVTKSSEVVKMPAPANAEVVVQKKFYEDAATEAEQEKALVFYNNTYSPNKGIDIAAKNGKEFNVTAALSGTVTKAEKDSLLGYVVTVDSGNGVAASYQSLGSVKVEKGARVVQGEVLGKSGLSAMNKEAGSHVHFEVRKDNVAVNPERYLNKSVAEIKADAGAAKATNASGKKADDKSQKEEKSTSTTPESNTEDKSQKEEKSTSGSTSDKKEEPKKEEKSTNGSTESSNSSSSQE, from the coding sequence ATGCGAGGAAGAAATAATAAAAAGTCGCAAAAGGTAGTACATTTATTTCAAAAAAGATGGGTATTTCCGGCACTATACATTGCTTGTGCAGCGGTAATCTTAATGGTTGCGCTATGGTTCCAAGGAGCTAATCCGAAGAAGACTCCGAACCAAGATCAAGCAACGCCGTATACACAAACGGAAGATCCAGCAGTACCGGTAACGAAGTCTTCAGAAGTAGTGAAAATGCCAGCTCCTGCTAATGCGGAAGTAGTCGTACAGAAGAAATTCTATGAAGATGCAGCAACTGAGGCGGAACAAGAAAAAGCACTTGTCTTTTATAACAACACATATTCCCCAAATAAAGGAATTGACATTGCTGCGAAGAATGGAAAAGAATTCAATGTTACAGCTGCTTTAAGTGGTACAGTAACGAAAGCTGAAAAAGATTCACTTCTTGGTTATGTTGTAACAGTTGATAGCGGAAATGGTGTAGCAGCTTCTTATCAAAGCTTAGGCAGTGTAAAAGTAGAAAAAGGTGCACGAGTTGTACAAGGTGAAGTATTAGGAAAATCCGGTTTAAGTGCAATGAATAAAGAAGCAGGTTCTCACGTTCACTTTGAAGTACGTAAAGACAACGTGGCTGTGAACCCTGAGCGCTACTTAAATAAATCAGTAGCAGAAATTAAAGCTGATGCAGGTGCTGCAAAGGCAACGAATGCCTCTGGTAAAAAAGCTGATGACAAATCTCAAAAAGAAGAGAAGTCAACGAGCACGACACCAGAAAGTAACACAGAAGATAAGTCTCAAAAAGAAGAGAAATCAACAAGCGGTTCGACTAGTGACAAAAAAGAAGAACCGAAGAAAGAAGAAAAATCAACAAATGGTTCTACAGAATCATCTAATAGTTCTTCTTCACAAGAATAA
- a CDS encoding rod shape-determining protein, with the protein MFARDIGIDLGTANVLIHVKGKGIVLNEPSVVAIDRNTGKVLAVGEEARSMVGRTPGNIVAIRPLKDGVIADFEITEAMLKYFINKLDVKSFFSKPRILICCPTNITSVEQKAIREAAERSGGKTVFLEEEPKVAAVGAGMEIFQPSGNMVVDIGGGTTDIAVLSMGDIVTSSSIKMAGDKFDMEILNYIKRKYKLLIGERTSEDIKIKVGTVFPGARSEELEIRGRDMVTGLPRTITVCSEEITEALKENAAVIVQAAKGVLERTPPELSADIIDRGVILTGGGALLHGIDMLLAEELKVPVLIAENPMHCVAVGTGIMLENIDKLPRRALK; encoded by the coding sequence ATGTTTGCGCGAGATATCGGAATTGACCTAGGTACGGCTAACGTATTAATCCATGTTAAAGGTAAGGGTATTGTATTAAATGAGCCATCTGTTGTTGCTATTGATCGTAACACAGGTAAAGTATTAGCAGTAGGTGAAGAAGCAAGAAGTATGGTGGGACGTACGCCTGGTAATATTGTAGCCATTCGTCCACTAAAAGATGGTGTAATCGCAGATTTCGAAATTACAGAAGCAATGTTAAAGTATTTCATTAACAAATTGGACGTAAAGAGCTTCTTTTCAAAACCTCGCATTTTAATTTGTTGTCCAACAAATATCACATCAGTAGAACAAAAAGCAATTCGTGAGGCTGCTGAACGTTCAGGTGGTAAAACAGTATTTTTAGAAGAAGAACCAAAAGTAGCCGCAGTTGGTGCTGGTATGGAAATCTTCCAACCAAGCGGTAACATGGTTGTTGATATTGGTGGAGGTACAACGGATATCGCTGTACTATCTATGGGTGATATTGTTACCTCTTCCTCTATCAAAATGGCTGGCGATAAGTTTGATATGGAGATCTTAAACTACATTAAACGTAAGTATAAGCTATTAATCGGAGAACGTACTTCAGAAGATATTAAAATTAAAGTTGGTACAGTATTCCCAGGTGCACGTAGTGAAGAACTTGAAATTCGCGGACGTGACATGGTAACAGGTTTACCACGCACAATTACAGTATGTTCTGAAGAAATTACAGAAGCATTAAAAGAAAATGCAGCTGTTATTGTACAAGCTGCAAAAGGCGTACTAGAGCGCACACCACCAGAATTATCAGCGGATATCATCGACCGCGGTGTTATTCTAACAGGCGGTGGAGCTTTACTACACGGCATTGACATGCTTCTAGCAGAAGAGCTAAAAGTACCAGTATTAATTGCTGAAAACCCAATGCACTGCGTTGCGGTTGGTACAGGTATTATGTTAGAGAATATTGATAAATTACCACGTCGTGCACTAAAATAA
- a CDS encoding glycosyltransferase: protein MSQKKVCMFVWNHFTNDARVLRECTALAESGYEVDLICIHDWKQEDLPLWEKRQEGFTVTRVKNRVPVLQKIFGLAKRAKRVAMKNIATMTVLGLLLALGIWKFPMITVSLLLLALLFSQRKVATLLVRGAILFRMVRAGLKKKYDIYHSNDLNTLPQGFICAKILRRKKLIYDSHEVQTSRTGYNSNIYGVMEKFFIKFCDVMIMENHTRAKYIEELYGFYPKVIHNYPFVSRPELSKSIDLHGILNISQDEPILLYQGGIQIGRGLDKLVQAVPLFKRGVVVFIGDGRIKPELKKMVKEMELEDRVKFIPKVPVQDLIHYTKNAYLGFQVLNNVCFNHYSASSNKLFEYMMSGVPVVACSFPEIQGVVEKENIGVCVDSHDPVSIADGVNYLLNNQDDREKMMVNCLSAREKYNWQREKKDFIKIYEEII, encoded by the coding sequence ATGTCACAGAAGAAAGTGTGCATGTTTGTATGGAATCACTTCACAAATGATGCACGTGTATTAAGAGAATGTACAGCCTTAGCAGAATCTGGATATGAGGTTGATTTAATTTGTATTCACGATTGGAAACAAGAGGATCTTCCTTTATGGGAAAAACGTCAAGAGGGCTTTACAGTAACTCGTGTGAAGAATAGAGTACCAGTATTACAGAAAATATTTGGGTTGGCTAAACGTGCCAAAAGAGTGGCGATGAAAAATATCGCTACAATGACTGTACTTGGTCTACTATTGGCATTAGGAATTTGGAAGTTCCCTATGATAACAGTTAGTTTATTATTACTAGCTTTATTATTTTCGCAGAGAAAGGTTGCTACTTTATTGGTGAGAGGAGCAATTTTGTTTAGGATGGTTCGAGCGGGATTAAAAAAGAAGTATGATATATATCACTCGAACGATTTAAATACATTACCGCAAGGGTTTATATGTGCGAAAATATTGAGAAGGAAAAAGTTAATTTATGATTCTCATGAAGTACAGACGAGTAGGACGGGATATAACAGTAATATTTATGGGGTCATGGAGAAATTTTTTATTAAATTTTGTGATGTAATGATTATGGAAAATCATACAAGAGCAAAGTATATAGAAGAATTATATGGATTTTATCCAAAAGTCATTCATAATTATCCATTTGTTTCGCGTCCGGAACTGAGTAAATCAATTGATTTACATGGAATATTAAATATTTCACAAGATGAACCGATTCTTTTATATCAAGGTGGAATTCAAATTGGACGTGGTCTTGATAAATTGGTACAAGCAGTTCCTTTATTTAAACGAGGTGTTGTGGTATTCATTGGAGATGGTCGTATCAAACCTGAATTGAAAAAAATGGTAAAAGAAATGGAATTAGAAGATCGAGTAAAGTTTATACCAAAAGTGCCCGTACAGGATTTAATTCATTATACAAAAAATGCTTATTTAGGATTTCAAGTATTAAATAATGTTTGTTTTAACCATTATTCTGCTTCTTCTAATAAATTATTTGAATATATGATGAGTGGTGTACCTGTAGTTGCTTGTAGTTTTCCTGAAATTCAAGGTGTAGTTGAAAAAGAAAACATAGGAGTTTGTGTTGACTCGCATGATCCAGTTTCAATTGCTGATGGGGTAAACTACTTATTAAATAATCAGGATGATAGGGAAAAAATGATGGTAAATTGTTTAAGTGCAAGGGAAAAGTATAATTGGCAAAGAGAAAAAAAGGATTTTATAAAAATTTATGAAGAAATTATATAA
- a CDS encoding glycosyltransferase family 4 protein: protein MKKILMVTQNFYPEIGSASNRMKNIYLELNERGYDVKILTSDPSYPNRNLYKDSSYWYDENIEKDIVRIHPKTRKYTRNLFRRLILYIEVAFRLILAICKDKEKYDYIFVSTPSIFIPVAGMFAKRKMKAKLIVDVRDLWPESLIGIGFFNKNWILKFAYKLEYKIYHAADNIIINSKGFYSYISSTGIAPNRISFMPNSLTEKELSTVPKKNISDQLTVIYTGNIGLAQDIEKLILIAEHLKEYKNISFKIIGYGYQKKELGESIEAKQLPNMQLIEPKNREDTLAEIVDADIAYVSLVEKDVFKKVLPRKVMDYMSMRKPIVADVAGYAKEVIEDAQCGFVTEDRTVAELSDYIIKLAQDKQLRNRLGENGYQYAFRTLRWKTNIETLLKILEERDVTEESVHVCMESLHK, encoded by the coding sequence ATGAAAAAAATTTTAATGGTAACACAAAATTTTTATCCAGAAATCGGTAGTGCCTCTAATAGGATGAAAAATATATACTTGGAATTAAATGAACGAGGTTATGATGTCAAGATATTAACTTCTGATCCTAGTTATCCAAATCGTAATTTATACAAAGATTCGAGTTATTGGTATGATGAAAATATAGAAAAAGATATAGTACGTATCCATCCAAAAACACGAAAATATACAAGAAATCTTTTTCGAAGGTTAATTTTGTACATAGAAGTTGCCTTTAGGTTAATTTTGGCAATATGTAAAGATAAAGAGAAATATGATTATATATTTGTTTCCACACCATCCATCTTTATACCTGTAGCAGGGATGTTTGCGAAACGAAAAATGAAGGCGAAATTAATTGTAGATGTAAGGGATTTATGGCCGGAGTCCTTAATAGGCATAGGTTTTTTTAATAAAAATTGGATACTAAAATTTGCTTATAAATTAGAGTATAAAATATATCATGCTGCCGATAACATTATTATTAATAGTAAAGGTTTTTATTCTTATATTTCCTCTACAGGTATTGCCCCTAATCGCATTTCATTTATGCCTAATTCTTTAACGGAAAAAGAATTATCTACTGTTCCAAAGAAGAACATTAGTGATCAATTAACAGTGATTTATACAGGGAATATAGGATTAGCGCAAGATATAGAAAAATTAATTTTGATTGCAGAGCATTTGAAAGAGTATAAGAATATTTCATTTAAGATTATTGGATATGGTTATCAAAAGAAAGAGCTTGGAGAGAGTATTGAAGCAAAGCAACTTCCAAATATGCAATTGATTGAGCCCAAAAATCGTGAAGATACCCTCGCTGAAATTGTTGATGCAGATATAGCATATGTGAGTTTAGTAGAAAAAGATGTATTTAAAAAGGTTCTCCCAAGGAAAGTAATGGATTATATGAGTATGAGAAAACCGATTGTTGCAGATGTTGCTGGTTATGCAAAAGAGGTTATTGAAGACGCTCAGTGTGGTTTTGTCACTGAAGATAGAACGGTTGCTGAACTAAGCGATTACATTATCAAGTTAGCACAGGATAAGCAGTTACGAAATCGACTAGGGGAGAATGGATATCAATATGCATTTCGAACATTACGCTGGAAAACAAATATTGAAACTTTATTGAAAATATTGGAGGAAAGAGATGTCACAGAAGAAAGTGTGCATGTTTGTATGGAATCACTTCACAAATGA